A section of the Sceloporus undulatus isolate JIND9_A2432 ecotype Alabama chromosome 3, SceUnd_v1.1, whole genome shotgun sequence genome encodes:
- the TASL gene encoding TLR adapter interacting with SLC15A4 on the lysosome isoform X2, which yields MLSEGYLCGIPYHDLLNYELCNKQEDSANELRSLNGIIGESAEETYGRAPFWRCRSVGKFIYSVCSKENRNSRRQKAALAQTNQNPLFERQTSAAVDVSMGHAVNEDTYLVPSSCKSICKNYNDLHIAGDQVLPMSSVKRDFTYDSGIGPFLESSEIPPPIESISVPPADSLHKPAQGYLSCWRVASIMQHQQPLSNSILNNYLEEKVVELYKQYIMDGPGNSASPTHILASEFIMTNVDQISMKLSQEKKMNTNKAKDMVISYLLRLASGKVSTEMSTPSLHISDFSTVTK from the coding sequence atGTTGTCTGAAGGGTATCTCTGTGGAATTCCTTATCATGATCTCTTGAATTATGAGCTCTGTAACAAACAAGAAGACTCAGCAAATGAGCTGAGGTCTTTGAATGGGATCATCGGTGAATCAGCAGAGGAAACATATGGCAGAGCTCCCTTTTGGAGGTGTAGATCTGTTGGCAAGTTCATCTACTCTGTTTGTTCCAAAGAAAATAGAAACAGTAGAAGACAGAAGGCTGCACTGGCACAGACTAATCAAAACCCATTATTTGAAAGGCAAACATCTGCAGCTGTGGATGTCTCCATGGGACATGCTGTAAACGAAGACACGTATCTGGTTCCATCTTCTTGTAAAAGCATTTGCAAAAATTACAATGACTTGCATATTGCTGGTGACCAGGTGCTGCCTATGAGCTCAGTGAAAAGAGATTTTACTTATGACAGCGGCATAGGCCCATTCCTTGAATCATCAGAGATTCCACCACCAATTGAATCTATATCAGTGCCACCTGCTGATAGCCTTCACAAGCCAGCTCAAGGGTATTTGTCATGCTGGCGTGTGGCCAGCATCATGCAACACCAGCAACCCTTGTCTAATTCAATACTGAACAACTACTTGGAGGAGAAGGTGGTAGAACTGTACAAACAATATATCATGGATGGCCCAGGCAACAGTGCATCCCCCACTCACATCTTGGCGTCAGAGTTCATCATGACCAATGTAGATCAAATTAGCATGAAGCTGTCACAAGAGAAAAAGATGAACACCAACAAAGCCAAAGATATGGTCATTAGCTACCTATTGCGACTGGCTAGTGGAAAAGTCTCCACTGAAATGAGCACTCCTAGTCTGCACATTTCTGACTTCAGCACTGTCACTAAATAA
- the TASL gene encoding TLR adapter interacting with SLC15A4 on the lysosome isoform X1, whose protein sequence is MSIKSVLLRMLSEGYLCGIPYHDLLNYELCNKQEDSANELRSLNGIIGESAEETYGRAPFWRCRSVGKFIYSVCSKENRNSRRQKAALAQTNQNPLFERQTSAAVDVSMGHAVNEDTYLVPSSCKSICKNYNDLHIAGDQVLPMSSVKRDFTYDSGIGPFLESSEIPPPIESISVPPADSLHKPAQGYLSCWRVASIMQHQQPLSNSILNNYLEEKVVELYKQYIMDGPGNSASPTHILASEFIMTNVDQISMKLSQEKKMNTNKAKDMVISYLLRLASGKVSTEMSTPSLHISDFSTVTK, encoded by the coding sequence aatGTTGTCTGAAGGGTATCTCTGTGGAATTCCTTATCATGATCTCTTGAATTATGAGCTCTGTAACAAACAAGAAGACTCAGCAAATGAGCTGAGGTCTTTGAATGGGATCATCGGTGAATCAGCAGAGGAAACATATGGCAGAGCTCCCTTTTGGAGGTGTAGATCTGTTGGCAAGTTCATCTACTCTGTTTGTTCCAAAGAAAATAGAAACAGTAGAAGACAGAAGGCTGCACTGGCACAGACTAATCAAAACCCATTATTTGAAAGGCAAACATCTGCAGCTGTGGATGTCTCCATGGGACATGCTGTAAACGAAGACACGTATCTGGTTCCATCTTCTTGTAAAAGCATTTGCAAAAATTACAATGACTTGCATATTGCTGGTGACCAGGTGCTGCCTATGAGCTCAGTGAAAAGAGATTTTACTTATGACAGCGGCATAGGCCCATTCCTTGAATCATCAGAGATTCCACCACCAATTGAATCTATATCAGTGCCACCTGCTGATAGCCTTCACAAGCCAGCTCAAGGGTATTTGTCATGCTGGCGTGTGGCCAGCATCATGCAACACCAGCAACCCTTGTCTAATTCAATACTGAACAACTACTTGGAGGAGAAGGTGGTAGAACTGTACAAACAATATATCATGGATGGCCCAGGCAACAGTGCATCCCCCACTCACATCTTGGCGTCAGAGTTCATCATGACCAATGTAGATCAAATTAGCATGAAGCTGTCACAAGAGAAAAAGATGAACACCAACAAAGCCAAAGATATGGTCATTAGCTACCTATTGCGACTGGCTAGTGGAAAAGTCTCCACTGAAATGAGCACTCCTAGTCTGCACATTTCTGACTTCAGCACTGTCACTAAATAA